In the Enterococcus saigonensis genome, one interval contains:
- a CDS encoding YdcF family protein, which yields MNFLPEILLAIFLVGGIFATIVWRKKKPDPDIVFFCLVWTCICLIFYFAGIELLNGGYFFIFPLAYLAIFLWSYFKNKARLLNGVLFNILIFVFGFYLIYNVSMTSSIVAFGLLGLAALFLASVLVFGFVSLIIFLYWNALIVLKKESRSLANMLTLLLAIFLTFFLVYDHFIAQRLPDWLTILLAALPVIMGYFALVFFNFLSVSILYQFNHPKPNQDYIIVLGAGLLNGDTVSPLLAKRIDVAINFYHHQIKVAGKHAKILMSGGQGHDEKLPEGAAMAEYAKAKGVAAADLLIEDQSTTTLENMRFSKRIMDQLQPMPYKVIFTSNNYHIFRAGIYARKAGLRADGIGAKTALYYLPNAFLREYIAIVALHKKRHLLVSILILALFVFLSVMSFFIV from the coding sequence ATGAATTTTCTACCAGAAATTTTGTTAGCTATTTTTTTAGTTGGAGGGATATTTGCAACAATTGTTTGGCGCAAGAAAAAACCAGACCCCGATATTGTCTTTTTTTGCCTTGTTTGGACTTGTATCTGTTTAATTTTCTATTTTGCTGGAATTGAATTATTAAACGGAGGCTACTTTTTTATTTTTCCACTTGCCTACTTAGCAATTTTTTTATGGAGCTATTTTAAAAATAAAGCCCGCTTGTTAAATGGTGTACTGTTTAATATTTTAATTTTTGTTTTTGGCTTTTACCTCATTTATAACGTCAGTATGACTTCCAGTATTGTCGCTTTTGGCTTATTGGGACTTGCCGCGTTATTTTTAGCTTCCGTCTTGGTCTTTGGTTTTGTTTCTTTAATTATTTTTCTTTATTGGAATGCTTTAATTGTCTTAAAAAAAGAATCACGATCGCTGGCTAATATGTTAACTTTACTTTTGGCGATTTTTTTAACCTTCTTTTTAGTTTACGATCATTTTATTGCACAACGTTTACCAGATTGGTTAACCATACTTTTAGCTGCACTTCCTGTTATCATGGGTTATTTTGCACTAGTCTTCTTTAACTTTTTAAGCGTTTCAATTTTGTATCAATTTAACCATCCAAAACCTAACCAAGATTATATTATTGTTTTAGGTGCAGGGCTTTTAAATGGTGACACTGTTTCTCCTCTTTTAGCAAAACGCATTGATGTAGCAATTAACTTTTATCACCATCAGATAAAAGTTGCTGGTAAACATGCAAAAATTTTAATGTCTGGCGGTCAAGGTCATGATGAAAAATTACCAGAAGGTGCCGCTATGGCAGAATATGCTAAAGCAAAAGGAGTAGCTGCAGCTGATTTACTAATTGAAGATCAATCTACCACTACGTTAGAAAACATGCGATTTTCAAAAAGAATCATGGACCAACTTCAGCCAATGCCTTATAAGGTTATTTTCACATCAAACAATTACCATATTTTTCGAGCAGGAATTTATGCTCGAAAAGCTGGTTTAAGAGCTGATGGAATAGGAGCAAAAACAGCACTTTATTACTTACCAAACGCCTTTTTACGAGAATACATCGCAATTGTCGCCTTACACAAAAAAAGACATTTGTTGGTTTCTATACTAATTTTAGCTTTGTTTGTTTTCTTATCAGTTATGTCGTTTTTTATTGTCTAA
- a CDS encoding acylphosphatase → MRKVRMNVQGRVQGVGFRYTTKMLADQLEIHGAVWNEADGSVGIEANGTEEAMEKFIQGVKASPSPAGHVTYLDVTDDPMIKERDTFEVTFGY, encoded by the coding sequence ATGCGAAAAGTAAGAATGAATGTACAAGGCCGAGTACAAGGGGTTGGCTTTCGTTATACGACTAAAATGTTAGCAGATCAATTAGAAATACATGGTGCCGTTTGGAATGAAGCCGATGGATCAGTTGGAATTGAAGCCAATGGTACAGAAGAGGCAATGGAAAAATTTATCCAAGGTGTGAAAGCCTCGCCGTCACCAGCAGGTCATGTAACATATTTAGACGTCACGGATGATCCAATGATTAAAGAGCGGGACACATTTGAAGTGACTTTTGGTTATTAG
- the glyS gene encoding glycine--tRNA ligase subunit beta, with protein sequence MAKDLLLEIGLEEMPAHVVTPSMKQLEQKVSEFLANEKLAFSSIKSFSTPRRLAVLVREVAEKQADTEEEVKGPAKKIALDSEGNWSKAAEGFVRGQGVTTDAITFRELKGVEYVYVTKYSKGKPAIEVLTGLKDVITSLNFPVTMHWNKYDFEYIRPIHWIVALLGEEVVPFSILDVKTGNTTRGHRFLGDDTTIDNADAYEEKLAEQFVIADPLKRKALIVKQINEIATKNDWQVALDEDLLEEVNNLVEYPTAFVGNFADRFLSVPEEVLVTSMKEHQRYFDIRNQAGLLLPHFISARNGNAVKLDNVVKGNEKVLTARLEDAEFFYKEDQKLTIDACVEKLKNVTFHEKIGSIYEKLQRVVEIAKIVGTTVGLSGDQLVDLTRAAEIYKFDLVTNMVGEFPELQGVMGEKYALLQGEKPVVAKAIREHYMPISSEGKLPESEIGAVLAIADKLDSLLSFFAVGMIPSGSNDPYALRRQTYGIVRIIENNQWAFPLVELQEKISQAINLDEKRYGIKLAGSQVEVIDFVKARLKQFLLTKNLRHDVIDAVINAEQNNLTALFSSAKILRQHLNDPEFKPSMEALTRVINLAKKAEIEESNVKPDLFENEAEKVLFEAVTDLENRFVRQTMAQNYDDLTALRPLIENYFDQTMVMVDNEKVRRNRLTQLNKIAKMALAVASLDALITKN encoded by the coding sequence ATGGCAAAAGATTTATTACTGGAGATTGGTTTAGAAGAAATGCCCGCTCATGTGGTGACACCAAGTATGAAACAACTAGAACAAAAAGTTAGTGAATTTTTGGCCAATGAAAAATTAGCTTTTTCTTCTATTAAGTCTTTTAGTACACCACGGCGCCTAGCTGTTCTTGTTCGTGAAGTGGCAGAAAAACAAGCCGATACAGAAGAGGAAGTAAAAGGACCAGCGAAAAAAATTGCTTTGGATAGTGAAGGAAACTGGTCAAAAGCCGCCGAAGGCTTTGTACGAGGACAAGGCGTGACAACTGACGCAATTACATTTAGAGAATTAAAGGGTGTGGAATATGTTTATGTAACAAAATATTCCAAAGGAAAACCTGCAATTGAAGTGTTAACAGGTCTAAAAGATGTAATCACCAGCTTAAACTTTCCTGTAACCATGCATTGGAATAAATATGATTTTGAATATATTCGTCCCATTCACTGGATTGTGGCGTTACTAGGCGAAGAGGTTGTACCATTTTCAATTTTAGATGTTAAAACTGGAAATACAACAAGAGGCCATCGTTTCTTGGGAGATGATACAACTATTGATAATGCAGATGCATATGAAGAAAAATTAGCTGAACAATTCGTAATTGCAGATCCTTTAAAACGAAAAGCCTTGATTGTAAAACAAATTAATGAAATTGCAACAAAAAATGATTGGCAAGTAGCTTTAGATGAAGACTTATTAGAAGAAGTAAATAATTTAGTAGAATACCCAACCGCTTTTGTGGGGAATTTTGCTGATCGTTTTTTATCTGTGCCAGAAGAAGTTTTGGTAACCTCAATGAAAGAACATCAACGTTATTTTGATATTCGTAATCAAGCTGGCTTGCTGTTACCACATTTCATTTCTGCCCGCAACGGAAATGCCGTTAAATTGGATAATGTAGTTAAAGGAAATGAAAAAGTCTTGACTGCTCGTTTGGAAGATGCAGAATTTTTCTACAAAGAAGATCAAAAATTAACGATTGATGCATGTGTGGAAAAATTAAAAAATGTAACATTTCACGAAAAAATCGGCAGTATTTACGAAAAACTGCAACGAGTAGTAGAAATTGCTAAGATTGTTGGGACAACAGTTGGTTTGTCTGGTGATCAATTGGTAGATTTGACTCGCGCAGCAGAAATTTATAAATTCGACTTAGTAACCAATATGGTCGGGGAATTTCCGGAATTACAAGGTGTAATGGGGGAAAAATATGCTTTATTACAAGGGGAAAAACCTGTCGTAGCAAAAGCGATTCGTGAACATTATATGCCAATTTCAAGTGAAGGGAAATTACCCGAATCTGAAATTGGGGCGGTTTTAGCTATTGCAGATAAATTGGATAGTTTGTTATCTTTCTTTGCAGTGGGGATGATTCCAAGTGGCTCAAACGACCCATATGCTTTACGGCGCCAAACATATGGTATTGTACGCATTATTGAAAATAATCAGTGGGCCTTCCCGTTAGTAGAATTGCAAGAAAAAATTAGCCAAGCAATCAATTTGGATGAAAAGCGCTATGGTATAAAATTGGCAGGTAGCCAAGTAGAAGTTATCGATTTTGTAAAAGCACGATTGAAACAATTTTTATTGACAAAAAACTTACGTCACGATGTGATTGATGCTGTTATTAACGCGGAACAAAATAACTTAACAGCATTGTTTTCTTCTGCTAAAATTTTACGGCAACATTTAAATGATCCAGAGTTTAAACCTTCAATGGAGGCTTTAACACGGGTGATTAACTTGGCTAAAAAAGCTGAAATAGAAGAGTCAAATGTTAAACCGGATCTCTTTGAAAATGAGGCGGAAAAAGTGTTATTCGAGGCAGTAACAGATTTAGAGAACCGTTTTGTTCGTCAGACGATGGCTCAAAACTATGATGATTTGACCGCTTTGCGACCTTTAATTGAAAACTATTTTGATCAAACAATGGTTATGGTAGATAATGAAAAAGTTCGACGTAATCGTTTAACGCAACTAAATAAAATTGCTAAAATGGCATTGGCAGTTGCAAGCTTAGATGCGTTAATTACAAAAAATTAA
- a CDS encoding HD domain-containing protein, translating into MTENWRKDSEYMSYVADLLATPEVQKLSQYKQHVNSTRLEHSISVSYYSYKLAKKWGGNAKATARAGLLHDLFYYDWRTTKFDEGSHAYMHPRIAVKNAEKITKLSPLEKDIILKHMWGATIAPPKYKESYIVTMVDKYCAIKEASEPMTKSMRSRFNHLFGHKPSI; encoded by the coding sequence ATGACTGAAAACTGGCGTAAAGATTCCGAATACATGTCTTATGTAGCAGATTTACTGGCAACACCTGAAGTACAAAAGTTGAGCCAATACAAACAACACGTTAATTCGACACGTTTAGAACATTCAATAAGTGTTTCTTATTACAGTTATAAATTAGCAAAAAAATGGGGCGGCAATGCCAAAGCAACAGCTCGAGCAGGTCTTTTACATGATTTGTTTTACTATGATTGGCGTACGACAAAGTTTGATGAAGGCTCACATGCCTATATGCATCCTAGAATTGCCGTCAAAAATGCAGAAAAAATCACAAAATTATCACCATTAGAAAAAGATATTATTTTAAAACATATGTGGGGAGCAACAATTGCACCACCTAAGTACAAAGAAAGTTATATCGTAACCATGGTAGATAAATATTGTGCAATTAAAGAAGCGTCTGAACCGATGACAAAATCTATGCGAAGTCGTTTTAATCATTTGTTTGGACATAAACCTTCAATTTAA
- the glyQ gene encoding glycine--tRNA ligase subunit alpha yields the protein MSNKMTVQNIILTLQQFWSGNGCMLMQAYDTEKGAGTMSPYTFLRAIGPEPWNAAYVEPSRRPADGRYGENPNRLYQHHQFQVVMKPSPENIQELYLESLKLLGIDPLEHDIRFVEDNWENPSMGCAGLGWEVWLDGMEITQFTYFQQVGGLPCKPVTSEITYGLERLASYIQEVESVYDLEWADGVKYGEIFRQPEYEHSKYSFEVSDQALLLGNFDRFETEAKRCIDQDLVHPAYDYILKCSHTFNLLDARGAVSVTERAGYLARIRNMARAVAKIFVAERAKLGYPLLAPEEAEKLLKEEN from the coding sequence ATGAGTAATAAAATGACTGTGCAAAATATTATTTTGACACTGCAACAATTTTGGTCTGGTAATGGTTGTATGCTAATGCAAGCTTATGATACCGAAAAAGGAGCGGGGACTATGAGCCCATATACTTTTTTGCGAGCGATTGGGCCAGAACCTTGGAATGCAGCGTATGTAGAACCTTCGCGACGCCCTGCTGATGGACGTTATGGAGAAAACCCGAATCGTTTATACCAACACCATCAATTTCAAGTTGTAATGAAACCATCTCCAGAAAATATTCAAGAGCTTTATTTAGAAAGTTTAAAATTATTAGGGATTGATCCTTTAGAACATGATATTCGGTTTGTCGAAGACAATTGGGAAAATCCTTCTATGGGTTGTGCGGGACTTGGTTGGGAAGTTTGGCTAGATGGAATGGAAATTACCCAATTTACGTATTTCCAACAAGTAGGTGGTTTACCATGTAAACCCGTTACTTCAGAAATCACTTATGGTTTAGAACGCTTAGCTTCTTATATACAAGAGGTTGAAAGTGTTTATGACTTAGAGTGGGCAGACGGTGTCAAATACGGTGAAATTTTCCGCCAACCTGAATATGAACATTCTAAATATTCATTTGAAGTAAGTGATCAAGCGTTATTATTGGGTAATTTTGATCGTTTTGAAACTGAAGCAAAACGTTGCATTGACCAAGATTTGGTCCATCCAGCTTACGATTATATTTTAAAATGTAGTCATACCTTTAACCTTTTAGATGCCAGAGGGGCGGTCTCTGTAACAGAACGAGCTGGTTATTTGGCTCGTATTCGTAATATGGCTAGAGCCGTTGCCAAAATTTTCGTAGCTGAACGCGCAAAATTGGGGTATCCATTACTCGCTCCAGAAGAAGCAGAAAAATTGTTAAAGGAGGAAAACTAA
- a CDS encoding formate--tetrahydrofolate ligase, which produces MTLSDIEIAQQVEMKNIVEIAEKLGISATDLELYGNYKAKIKPIDKKSLKGKLILVTAISPTPAGEGKTTTAVGLADALGHIGKKAAIALREPSLGPVFGIKGGAAGGGYAQVVPMEDINLHFTGDFHAIGAANNLLAAMLDNHIHQGNALGIDSRQITWKRAVDMNDRQLRHIVDGLQGRLNGVPREDGFEITVASEIMAILCLAADLTDLKKRLEKIIVAYNFAGKPVTCGDLKAAGAMTALLKDAMKPNLVQTLEQTPAFIHGGPFANIAHGCNSVQATKMALQYADYAVTEAGFGADLGAEKFMDIKCRLAKLKPNAAVLVATIRALKMHGGVPKKDLATENVPAVVAGLPNLERHLHNLKDNFGLPVVVCINQFPDDTAAELAAVKKACEERGVDVVLSNVWSTGGAGGIELAKKVVELTETQSDVRFAYDTNLSLVEKIEMIAKRIYGAKGVEFMPQAKRELAKLTELGFSDYPICMAKTQYSFSDNPNLLGAPSDFIITIRSVKVSAGAGFIVALTGNIMTMPGLPKHPAAEKIDVDEFGNITGLF; this is translated from the coding sequence TTGACGTTATCAGATATTGAAATTGCACAACAAGTAGAAATGAAAAATATTGTGGAAATTGCGGAAAAGTTAGGGATTTCTGCAACAGATTTAGAATTATATGGAAATTATAAAGCCAAAATAAAACCAATTGATAAAAAAAGTCTAAAAGGAAAATTGATTTTGGTAACAGCAATTAGTCCAACGCCCGCTGGTGAGGGAAAAACTACGACTGCTGTGGGTTTAGCAGATGCTTTAGGTCATATAGGCAAAAAGGCCGCAATTGCATTAAGAGAACCTTCCTTAGGTCCTGTCTTTGGGATTAAAGGTGGAGCTGCTGGTGGAGGCTATGCTCAAGTTGTCCCAATGGAAGATATTAATTTGCACTTTACGGGTGATTTTCATGCCATTGGAGCTGCGAATAATTTATTAGCTGCCATGTTAGATAATCATATTCATCAAGGAAATGCACTTGGAATTGATAGCCGCCAGATTACTTGGAAACGGGCGGTAGATATGAATGATCGTCAGTTGCGTCATATTGTAGACGGATTGCAAGGACGTTTAAATGGGGTTCCTAGAGAAGATGGTTTTGAAATTACTGTTGCATCTGAAATTATGGCCATTTTATGTTTGGCAGCGGATTTAACCGATTTAAAAAAACGCTTGGAAAAAATTATTGTCGCTTATAATTTTGCAGGTAAACCAGTTACTTGTGGCGACTTAAAAGCAGCAGGTGCGATGACTGCTTTATTAAAAGATGCAATGAAACCTAATCTTGTTCAAACATTAGAACAGACACCTGCTTTTATTCATGGCGGTCCTTTTGCCAATATTGCTCATGGCTGTAATAGCGTGCAAGCAACAAAAATGGCGTTGCAATATGCAGATTATGCAGTGACAGAAGCTGGTTTTGGTGCAGATTTGGGTGCCGAAAAATTTATGGATATTAAATGTCGATTAGCAAAACTAAAACCTAATGCTGCTGTATTAGTCGCAACTATTCGTGCATTGAAAATGCATGGTGGTGTACCTAAAAAAGATTTAGCAACAGAAAATGTGCCAGCTGTTGTAGCAGGTCTACCAAACTTGGAACGGCATTTACACAATTTAAAAGATAATTTTGGTTTACCTGTTGTTGTTTGTATCAATCAATTTCCTGATGATACAGCAGCGGAATTAGCGGCTGTAAAAAAAGCTTGTGAAGAACGTGGCGTTGATGTGGTTCTTTCCAATGTTTGGAGCACAGGTGGTGCTGGAGGCATTGAATTAGCCAAGAAAGTAGTAGAATTGACAGAAACCCAAAGTGATGTGCGATTTGCTTATGATACTAATCTTTCTTTAGTGGAAAAAATAGAAATGATTGCTAAAAGAATCTACGGTGCAAAAGGTGTAGAATTTATGCCACAAGCAAAACGCGAACTAGCCAAATTAACAGAACTCGGATTTTCAGATTATCCAATTTGTATGGCAAAAACACAGTATTCCTTTAGCGACAATCCTAATTTATTAGGAGCACCAAGTGATTTTATCATTACTATTCGTTCCGTTAAAGTTTCTGCGGGTGCGGGCTTTATTGTTGCGTTAACAGGAAATATTATGACTATGCCGGGGTTGCCAAAGCATCCTGCTGCTGAAAAAATCGACGTTGATGAATTTGGGAATATTACCGGCTTATTTTAA
- the yidC gene encoding membrane protein insertase YidC — protein MTKFKNWLLASGLIGIMITLSGCVSVDKNGNPDKDGMIYRILVEPLGGFLQYLAKDFNWGYGLAIIMVTIIVRIILLPLGIHQSKQTMVQSEKMQFLKPQIDQAQAKLKAATSPEEQMQAQKEMQAVYKENNVSMFGGMGCLPLLIQMPIFSALYYTARFTPGIKSATFMGINLGDPSIVLVVIAGLFYLIQGFISQIGVPEEQKKTMRSMLIVSPLMIVFMSMSAPAGVTLYWVVGGLISCLQTFITNVIMKPRIKAQVQAEMKKNPPKTVVTPPRKDVTPTEPKTNVETYTKKNKNRNAGKQGRNVGKQKRK, from the coding sequence ATGACAAAATTTAAAAATTGGCTATTGGCATCAGGTCTGATTGGAATTATGATTACCCTTTCCGGCTGTGTTTCTGTTGATAAAAATGGTAACCCAGATAAAGATGGTATGATTTATCGTATTTTAGTAGAACCACTAGGCGGATTTTTGCAATATTTAGCAAAAGATTTCAACTGGGGATACGGTTTAGCCATTATTATGGTAACGATTATTGTTAGAATTATCTTATTGCCTTTAGGGATTCACCAATCAAAACAAACGATGGTGCAATCTGAAAAAATGCAATTTCTAAAGCCACAAATCGATCAAGCACAAGCTAAATTAAAAGCAGCAACATCACCAGAAGAACAAATGCAAGCTCAAAAAGAAATGCAAGCTGTTTATAAAGAGAATAACGTCAGCATGTTTGGTGGAATGGGTTGCTTACCATTACTAATACAAATGCCGATTTTCTCTGCTTTGTATTATACAGCCCGATTTACTCCTGGTATAAAAAGCGCAACTTTTATGGGCATTAACTTGGGCGATCCTAGTATTGTTCTTGTTGTTATCGCTGGTTTATTTTATTTGATTCAAGGTTTCATCTCCCAAATCGGTGTCCCAGAAGAACAAAAGAAAACAATGCGTTCGATGCTGATTGTTTCTCCTTTGATGATTGTTTTCATGTCCATGAGCGCACCAGCTGGTGTAACTCTGTATTGGGTAGTCGGCGGTCTAATCAGCTGTCTACAAACCTTTATCACAAATGTGATTATGAAGCCAAGAATTAAAGCGCAAGTTCAAGCTGAAATGAAAAAAAATCCACCGAAAACTGTCGTAACACCACCAAGAAAAGATGTTACGCCAACAGAACCAAAGACTAACGTGGAAACTTACACAAAGAAAAATAAAAATCGGAACGCCGGCAAACAAGGCCGCAATGTTGGCAAACAAAAACGTAAGTAA
- a CDS encoding GyrI-like domain-containing protein has protein sequence MELGEVKRISLPAFTVIGKEGSGLAAEGSSWVPLLWDSVNEHFEEIAATIQLEPEEIHLWGLMSDQSEWLLPWAEIGRYLAGIAVPQDTKAPLNWQKWEMPALDFMVVKTNEDNLANMTEKMLEEILPQNHVTLTAAIQEHYLPEFGPGEVELYFPISALS, from the coding sequence ATGGAATTAGGTGAGGTAAAACGAATAAGTTTACCTGCTTTCACTGTTATTGGCAAAGAAGGTAGCGGTTTGGCTGCAGAAGGTTCTTCCTGGGTACCATTGCTATGGGATAGTGTAAATGAACATTTTGAAGAGATTGCGGCAACTATCCAATTGGAACCTGAAGAAATTCATTTGTGGGGACTGATGAGTGATCAAAGTGAATGGCTTTTGCCTTGGGCTGAAATAGGTCGTTATTTGGCAGGTATTGCTGTGCCTCAAGATACAAAGGCGCCTCTTAATTGGCAAAAATGGGAAATGCCCGCTTTGGATTTTATGGTAGTAAAAACAAATGAGGACAATTTAGCTAATATGACAGAAAAAATGTTGGAAGAAATTTTACCTCAAAATCATGTAACGTTGACAGCGGCAATTCAAGAACATTATCTTCCTGAATTTGGACCAGGAGAAGTAGAATTGTATTTCCCAATTTCAGCATTATCCTAG
- a CDS encoding TrmH family RNA methyltransferase encodes MKEIQSNKNPLIKTLKKLHQKKYRDQQNQYLLEGFHLVEEAHKSGAEIQIILVSERGQKEWGNFLTDYESICYLVSESILKELSDQPTPQGIIAVVAKDKRQQQLKKGAWILLDRVQDPGNVGTIIRTADAAGYDGVILGDGSADIYSTKVLRSMQGSNFHLPVITMNLVVAIHELKKMAVPIYGTELNKAAKQFDKVPKTNAAILVGNEGQGVSKELLALTDQNLYIPIFGQAESLNVGVAAGILLYYFKV; translated from the coding sequence ATGAAAGAAATTCAATCGAATAAAAATCCGCTAATTAAAACGTTAAAAAAACTCCATCAAAAAAAATACCGTGATCAGCAAAATCAATACTTGTTAGAAGGTTTCCATTTAGTTGAAGAAGCCCATAAAAGTGGCGCTGAAATTCAAATTATTTTGGTAAGTGAAAGAGGTCAAAAAGAATGGGGAAATTTTTTGACAGATTACGAGTCAATCTGCTATTTGGTGAGTGAATCAATTTTGAAAGAACTTTCAGATCAACCTACTCCTCAAGGGATTATTGCAGTTGTTGCCAAAGACAAAAGACAGCAGCAATTAAAAAAAGGTGCTTGGATTTTATTAGACCGAGTGCAAGATCCAGGGAATGTAGGGACTATTATTCGTACCGCAGATGCAGCAGGATATGATGGCGTAATTTTGGGCGATGGAAGTGCAGATATATACAGCACTAAAGTTTTACGTAGCATGCAAGGAAGTAATTTCCACCTCCCAGTTATCACAATGAATTTGGTTGTAGCAATTCATGAATTAAAAAAAATGGCTGTGCCTATTTATGGAACTGAACTAAATAAAGCTGCAAAACAATTTGATAAAGTTCCCAAAACAAATGCAGCAATTTTAGTTGGGAATGAAGGACAAGGAGTGTCAAAAGAATTATTAGCGCTAACGGATCAAAATCTTTATATACCTATTTTCGGACAAGCGGAGTCACTAAACGTCGGAGTTGCAGCTGGTATTTTATTATATTACTTTAAGGTATAG